In one Candidatus Microthrix subdominans genomic region, the following are encoded:
- the fabR gene encoding HTH-type transcriptional repressor FabR, with product MSSRRGGSAAAGEVDGADSADGQPSGDADPAKTPDRKASAPAKRAGSGAPAKRRSPAKAPSGTRAPSRSAKAASTAKRPSKPRSGEAATGSRSEQKERTRRSLLDAALERLAGDQSFTDISIREITGDAGVVPATFYRHFADMGEVGLVLVDESFSELRQVMRAIRAQPVSTAELVENSVVTFLGYAREHPKHFRFIAKERFGGSSALRMALGREIQLWISELATDLARFHQARDLTTDELMAVASLVIGAVWSGTERVVDVPIGPSGDIQYEMIRTEVELQVNVILAGAIFYPAYREGSFSMSAARMVANVRRELEKSKKKSK from the coding sequence ATGAGCTCCCGGCGGGGCGGGTCGGCGGCCGCCGGCGAGGTCGACGGTGCCGATTCTGCCGACGGTCAGCCTTCGGGTGATGCGGATCCGGCGAAGACGCCCGATCGGAAGGCGTCGGCGCCCGCCAAGCGTGCGGGGTCCGGTGCCCCTGCCAAGCGGCGCTCGCCGGCAAAGGCGCCGAGCGGCACCCGGGCACCCAGCCGATCGGCCAAGGCAGCATCTACCGCCAAGCGGCCGTCCAAGCCTCGCTCGGGCGAGGCGGCCACCGGCAGCCGAAGCGAGCAGAAGGAGCGCACCCGCCGCTCGCTCCTGGACGCCGCCCTGGAGCGCCTGGCCGGTGATCAGTCGTTCACCGACATCAGCATTCGTGAGATCACCGGCGACGCCGGAGTTGTGCCCGCCACCTTCTACCGCCACTTCGCCGACATGGGCGAGGTGGGGCTGGTGCTCGTCGACGAGAGCTTCTCCGAGCTGCGCCAAGTGATGCGGGCCATCCGCGCCCAACCGGTGTCGACCGCCGAGCTGGTCGAGAACTCGGTGGTCACCTTCCTCGGATACGCACGCGAACACCCCAAACACTTCCGCTTCATCGCCAAGGAGCGCTTCGGCGGCTCCAGCGCTCTGCGCATGGCGTTGGGGCGCGAGATCCAGCTGTGGATCAGCGAGCTGGCCACCGATCTGGCCCGCTTCCACCAGGCTCGCGACCTGACCACCGACGAACTCATGGCGGTGGCCTCGCTGGTGATCGGGGCGGTGTGGTCGGGCACCGAGCGGGTGGTCGACGTGCCGATCGGCCCGTCCGGCGACATCCAGTACGAGATGATCCGGACCGAGGTCGAGCTACAGGTCAACGTGATCCTGGCGGGCGCCATCTTTTATCCGGCCTACCGCGAGGGGTCGTTCTCGATGTCGGCGGCGCGCATGGTGGCCAACGTGCGCAGGGAACTGGAGAAATCCAAGAAGAAGTCCAAGTGA
- a CDS encoding FAD-binding protein: MNELDLLVLGSGVAGLSAAVRAAEAGLSVGVLTKGELEQATTRWAQGGVAAALSLDPEELDLHLADTLAAGAGLCDPAAVRVLVDEGPRRVQELIALGAVFDMDEAGEFQLAREGGHSVPRILHAGGAATGREVERALVHAVKATAAAIHEQAFATDLVLSPDGSQVVGVTALNADGVSIEVAARNVLLATGGAGQLFWITTNPRVATGDGVAMAMRAGAVVADFEFFQFHPTALALPSMPRPLLSEALRGHGALLLDRHGDRFVDELKPRDVVSRAMTRTMLDQDVDHLWLDATVLDDFASRFPSIAADLTAAGLDPAKDWLPVAPAAHHQCGGILTDLDGATSLPGLWAAGETASTGVHGANRLASNSLLEGMVFGPRVAEAVAAGRRGPQGTGAMRTLLGNGAAGPAPAPGSGSSTPSGSDAGSGATAGSKTAASGIGGRAVSRPASPVPKWPQSDDASAGRAVPADVGDFEQADADTAIADLRERVQRAMTIGAGVLRSADSLNAARIELEAVGAALAGTARTRSAEEVRNLVDLGVAMIDVSMAREESRGCHTREDFPDASDRFRLRLLLGG; encoded by the coding sequence ATGAACGAACTCGACCTGTTGGTGTTGGGCTCCGGTGTGGCCGGGCTGTCGGCGGCGGTGCGGGCGGCCGAGGCGGGGCTGTCGGTCGGCGTGCTGACCAAGGGTGAGCTCGAGCAGGCGACCACGCGCTGGGCTCAGGGTGGGGTGGCCGCAGCGCTGTCGCTCGATCCGGAGGAGCTCGATCTGCACTTGGCCGACACCTTGGCAGCAGGCGCGGGGTTGTGCGACCCGGCGGCGGTGCGGGTGTTGGTCGATGAGGGGCCTCGCCGGGTTCAGGAGCTGATCGCGCTCGGCGCGGTCTTCGACATGGACGAGGCCGGCGAGTTCCAGCTGGCACGCGAGGGCGGGCACAGCGTTCCGCGCATTCTCCACGCTGGCGGGGCGGCCACCGGGCGCGAGGTGGAGCGCGCGCTGGTGCACGCCGTGAAGGCCACCGCGGCCGCCATCCACGAGCAGGCATTCGCAACCGACCTGGTGTTGTCGCCCGATGGTTCGCAGGTGGTCGGGGTGACGGCGCTGAACGCCGACGGCGTATCGATCGAGGTGGCTGCCCGCAATGTGCTGTTGGCCACCGGCGGCGCCGGACAACTGTTCTGGATCACGACCAACCCCCGGGTGGCCACCGGAGACGGCGTGGCGATGGCGATGCGAGCCGGCGCCGTCGTCGCCGACTTCGAGTTCTTCCAGTTCCACCCGACGGCGCTCGCCCTGCCGTCGATGCCCCGCCCCCTCCTGTCGGAGGCACTGCGCGGGCACGGCGCGCTGCTGCTCGACCGCCACGGCGACCGCTTCGTCGACGAGCTGAAGCCCCGCGATGTCGTCAGCAGGGCGATGACACGCACGATGCTCGACCAGGACGTCGACCATCTGTGGCTGGACGCGACGGTGCTCGACGATTTCGCGTCGCGGTTTCCGTCGATCGCCGCCGACCTCACCGCCGCAGGTCTCGATCCGGCCAAGGACTGGCTGCCGGTCGCTCCGGCGGCCCATCATCAGTGCGGCGGCATACTCACCGACCTGGACGGCGCCACCTCGTTGCCCGGCCTGTGGGCCGCCGGCGAGACCGCTTCCACCGGGGTGCACGGGGCCAACCGGCTGGCCTCCAACTCGCTGCTCGAGGGCATGGTCTTTGGGCCCCGGGTGGCCGAAGCGGTGGCGGCGGGCCGACGGGGTCCGCAAGGAACCGGGGCGATGCGTACGCTGCTCGGCAACGGCGCGGCCGGCCCCGCCCCCGCCCCCGGGTCCGGCTCCAGCACGCCGTCCGGCTCCGATGCCGGGTCCGGTGCGACCGCCGGGTCCAAAACCGCCGCCAGCGGCATCGGCGGCCGTGCGGTGTCCCGGCCGGCCAGCCCGGTGCCCAAGTGGCCGCAGTCCGACGATGCGTCGGCCGGCAGGGCGGTCCCGGCCGACGTCGGTGACTTCGAACAGGCGGACGCCGACACGGCGATCGCCGACCTGCGGGAACGCGTGCAGCGGGCGATGACCATCGGTGCCGGGGTGCTGCGTTCGGCGGACAGCCTGAACGCCGCCCGCATCGAGCTGGAGGCGGTCGGCGCCGCGCTGGCCGGCACGGCCCGCACCCGCTCGGCCGAGGAGGTGCGCAACCTGGTCGACCTGGGGGTAGCGATGATCGACGTCTCCATGGCCCGGGAGGAGAGCCGCGGCTGTCATACCCGGGAGGATTTTCCCGACGCCTCCGACCGGTTCCGCCTGCGACTGCTGCTCGGCGGCTAA
- a CDS encoding methyltransferase domain-containing protein, whose amino-acid sequence MISHLPVVIDHPVGDAAYAGMSADHPMRRVTLAAAFDPDSWTDERRRRVTELFDGLAEDWSSRDVPGREAPILDALDRGLAAAPTAERRIALDVGGADGINSRHLTPVFPEMITLDLSLEMLQRSAGRAPSRVQADGSCLPVSDRSVDAIFLINAFLFPGEVERVLAPNGVLIWVNSRGAATPIGLPAPDVDRALPGAWSGVASTAGWGTWSVHWRS is encoded by the coding sequence ATGATCTCCCACCTGCCGGTGGTGATCGATCATCCAGTGGGCGACGCTGCCTACGCCGGGATGTCGGCGGACCACCCGATGCGAAGGGTCACGCTGGCTGCCGCGTTCGATCCCGATAGTTGGACCGACGAACGCCGCCGACGGGTCACCGAGCTGTTCGATGGCTTGGCGGAGGACTGGTCGAGCCGCGATGTGCCCGGCCGGGAGGCGCCGATCCTCGACGCGCTCGACCGGGGGCTGGCGGCCGCTCCGACGGCCGAGCGCCGTATCGCCCTCGACGTCGGGGGCGCCGACGGGATCAACAGCCGCCATCTGACGCCGGTGTTTCCCGAGATGATCACGCTGGACCTTTCGCTGGAGATGCTGCAGCGTTCGGCTGGGCGGGCGCCCTCCCGCGTGCAGGCCGATGGTTCGTGCCTGCCGGTCTCCGACCGATCGGTCGATGCGATCTTCTTGATCAACGCCTTCCTGTTTCCTGGCGAAGTCGAGCGGGTGCTGGCGCCGAACGGGGTGCTGATCTGGGTGAACTCCCGGGGCGCCGCTACACCGATCGGCCTGCCGGCCCCAGACGTAGACCGAGCGCTGCCCGGTGCCTGGTCGGGCGTCGCCTCAACGGCCGGCTGGGGTACCTGGTCGGTGCACTGGCGAAGCTGA
- the nadC gene encoding carboxylating nicotinate-nucleotide diphosphorylase has protein sequence MSSPVDDYLSPPRFEVRSAVQRALAEDLTPLGDLTSVLVPDDAVAVAQFRARQPGVLAGVECAAETFAQVDPALEVSWMLTDGARLESESVIATVEGRLRTMLTAERTSLNFLSHLSGIATLTATFVDRVAAVGSPTRVWDTRKTLPGLRSLQKAAVRAGGGRNHRANLSDAIMVKDNHLTGLGAAEAVALAKDRWPNRTVVVECEDLDQMIVAIDAGADSVLLDNMSPEQVGECVVRAAELQGASPRRCLLEASGGINVDTVAAYAAAGVDLVSSGTLTNSAPALDIGLDIVT, from the coding sequence ATGAGCAGCCCCGTCGACGACTACCTGTCCCCGCCGCGATTCGAGGTGCGGTCCGCCGTGCAGCGCGCGCTGGCGGAGGACCTCACGCCGCTGGGCGACCTCACCAGCGTGCTGGTCCCTGATGACGCTGTTGCGGTGGCGCAGTTTCGGGCCCGTCAACCGGGCGTGCTGGCCGGGGTCGAGTGCGCGGCCGAGACGTTTGCCCAGGTCGATCCGGCGCTCGAGGTCTCCTGGATGTTGACCGACGGCGCCCGCCTGGAATCGGAATCGGTGATCGCCACGGTCGAGGGCCGACTGCGAACGATGTTGACCGCCGAGCGCACCTCCCTCAACTTCTTGTCACATCTGTCGGGCATCGCCACCCTGACGGCGACGTTCGTCGATCGGGTGGCGGCGGTCGGGTCGCCCACCCGGGTGTGGGATACCCGCAAGACGCTGCCCGGCCTGCGCTCGCTGCAGAAGGCCGCGGTGCGCGCCGGGGGAGGGCGCAACCACCGGGCCAACCTGTCCGATGCGATCATGGTGAAGGACAACCACCTCACCGGACTGGGCGCCGCCGAGGCGGTGGCGTTGGCCAAGGACCGCTGGCCCAACCGCACCGTCGTCGTCGAGTGCGAGGACCTTGATCAGATGATCGTGGCCATCGATGCCGGAGCCGACTCGGTGCTGCTCGACAACATGTCGCCCGAGCAGGTCGGCGAGTGCGTCGTCCGGGCGGCCGAGCTGCAGGGCGCCTCGCCCCGCCGGTGCCTGCTTGAGGCCTCGGGCGGTATCAACGTCGACACCGTCGCCGCCTACGCGGCGGCAGGCGTCGACTTGGTCTCCTCGGGCACGCTGACCAACTCGGCCCCGGCCCTCGACATCGGCCTCGACATCGTCACCTGA
- a CDS encoding type II toxin-antitoxin system VapC family toxin encodes MTKVLLDTHALVWAVSAPSRLGAEARALIEEPSTDIWVSAATAWELAIKTRLGKFPEAEPIVAQYRSAVETLGAVNLSVAPEHALRAGGLRWDHRDPFDRMLAAQAMLEHAILLSRDSTFVALVGLDVRW; translated from the coding sequence ATGACCAAGGTGCTACTCGATACCCACGCGCTGGTGTGGGCGGTGAGTGCACCCTCCCGCCTCGGCGCTGAGGCGAGGGCCTTGATCGAGGAGCCGTCGACCGACATTTGGGTATCGGCGGCCACAGCTTGGGAGCTGGCAATCAAGACCCGACTCGGCAAGTTTCCCGAGGCGGAGCCCATCGTCGCCCAGTACCGCTCGGCGGTCGAGACGCTTGGCGCGGTCAACCTTTCCGTGGCGCCGGAACACGCGCTGCGGGCCGGAGGTTTGCGTTGGGATCACCGCGATCCGTTCGACCGCATGCTGGCAGCCCAGGCAATGCTCGAACACGCGATCCTGCTCAGTCGAGACTCAACATTCGTGGCGCTGGTCGGGCTCGACGTCCGCTGGTAG
- a CDS encoding carotenoid oxygenase family protein — MQQRPMNRRQFLTRAGGGAVGLAAFPSLLTACGGSGTEVGASASSTAAAPSTTRALIEVAGDTPWWLQGNFAPVVEEVASTSLKVTGSIPEALAGLYVRNGSNSRAGTSGHWFVGDGMVHGVHLEDGQARSYANRWVHTTLFESGGGIADAGVPGADIGYSNVSAFTHNGRLFTSGEIGFPYELSPGDLSTIGVHDFAGKLDTNMTAHPKVDPETGELHFFGYGLFEPFLTYHVADAQGQLIHSEQIEVGRSTMIHDFAITDRDVVFWEFPVVLDLSLAAEGTSLPFRWEPEYGARVGVMPLGGTNADIRWVEVPPAYVFHGINAFRDGDEIVVDVSQFETMFEAGPLGQAPELHRWRINTAGKELAFSDETLEADLHMDLPSRDPRRVGRPYRYGYMIEAVANPDTVQLGGLYKHDFDTFTQEYFNPGADRVCDEGLFVPTGDAEDDGYVLTYSYNAARDGSDLLILAAQDFAAEPVATIELPQRVPHGFHATWVAADKA, encoded by the coding sequence GTGCAGCAGCGGCCCATGAACCGAAGGCAGTTTCTCACCCGAGCCGGGGGCGGCGCCGTTGGCCTCGCTGCATTCCCTAGCCTGCTGACCGCCTGCGGCGGAAGCGGCACCGAGGTGGGTGCCAGCGCATCGTCGACCGCTGCCGCACCGTCGACCACGCGTGCGCTCATCGAAGTCGCCGGCGATACGCCGTGGTGGCTGCAGGGCAACTTTGCTCCCGTCGTCGAGGAGGTGGCGTCGACCTCGCTCAAGGTCACCGGCTCGATCCCTGAGGCGCTGGCCGGGCTGTACGTGCGCAACGGTTCCAATAGCCGGGCAGGTACATCGGGGCACTGGTTCGTCGGCGACGGAATGGTGCACGGCGTGCATCTTGAGGATGGACAGGCCCGGTCCTATGCCAACCGCTGGGTGCACACCACCCTGTTCGAGAGCGGCGGGGGGATCGCCGACGCAGGGGTACCCGGCGCCGACATCGGCTACAGCAACGTGTCGGCCTTCACTCACAATGGTCGGCTGTTCACCTCGGGCGAGATCGGGTTTCCCTACGAGCTGTCGCCCGGGGACCTCTCGACGATTGGCGTTCACGACTTCGCCGGCAAGCTCGACACCAATATGACCGCACACCCGAAGGTTGACCCTGAGACGGGCGAGCTGCACTTCTTCGGGTACGGGCTCTTCGAGCCCTTTCTCACCTATCACGTCGCCGATGCCCAGGGTCAGCTGATCCACTCGGAGCAGATCGAGGTGGGCAGATCGACGATGATCCACGACTTCGCCATCACCGATCGCGACGTCGTGTTCTGGGAGTTTCCGGTCGTGCTCGATCTGTCGCTGGCGGCCGAAGGGACCAGCCTGCCCTTCCGGTGGGAACCGGAGTACGGCGCCCGAGTCGGGGTGATGCCCCTCGGCGGGACCAACGCCGACATCCGCTGGGTGGAGGTGCCGCCGGCCTACGTCTTCCACGGCATCAACGCTTTTCGGGACGGAGACGAGATCGTCGTCGACGTCAGCCAGTTCGAAACGATGTTCGAGGCCGGCCCGCTGGGTCAGGCACCCGAGCTGCATCGCTGGCGCATCAACACTGCCGGCAAAGAACTGGCGTTTTCTGACGAGACCCTCGAGGCCGACCTGCACATGGACCTGCCCAGCAGGGATCCCCGGCGGGTGGGGCGGCCCTACCGCTACGGCTACATGATCGAGGCGGTCGCCAACCCCGACACCGTGCAGCTGGGCGGGCTGTACAAGCACGACTTCGACACCTTCACCCAGGAGTACTTCAACCCGGGCGCCGACCGGGTCTGCGACGAGGGGCTGTTCGTGCCCACCGGTGACGCCGAGGACGACGGTTACGTGTTGACCTACAGCTACAACGCCGCGCGCGACGGCAGCGACCTGTTGATCCTCGCCGCCCAGGACTTCGCCGCCGAGCCGGTGGCGACGATCGAACTGCCCCAACGGGTGCCCCACGGGTTTCACGCCACGTGGGTCGCAGCCGACAAGGCCTGA
- a CDS encoding type II toxin-antitoxin system prevent-host-death family antitoxin — protein sequence MVIQMNVAEAKAKLSELLDAAAAGNDVVIARSGRRVARLVPIDEPPPRRLGFLPLDVPDALFEPLSDEELAGWE from the coding sequence ATGGTCATCCAAATGAATGTTGCCGAGGCGAAGGCCAAGCTGTCCGAGTTGTTGGATGCGGCTGCTGCTGGAAATGATGTGGTCATCGCCCGGTCCGGACGTCGGGTCGCCCGGCTGGTGCCAATCGACGAACCACCACCGCGTCGGCTCGGGTTTCTGCCGCTCGACGTCCCCGATGCGCTGTTTGAACCTCTGTCCGACGAGGAACTGGCCGGCTGGGAATGA
- a CDS encoding type III pantothenate kinase, which yields MLLTIDVGNTQTMVGLYREAVPVGGDGSPGLPSSGADDSDLVDHWRISTEADRTSDELAMVLRQLLESAEDHLDADVELHGIAISSGVPFVTAELRQMCEHRFGIEPVVVGPGVKTGLPIRYDNPTEVGADRVANAVGALDRYGGPTVVVDFGTATTFDVISADGAYLGGAIIPGVEISLNALFGRAAGLRRVELVPPRSVVGRTTVESIQSGVLYGTAAMVDGMTQRIVQELGGTATIVATGGLADVIAPHANTLDHLDPWITLHGLRLIWEKNQ from the coding sequence GTGCTGTTGACCATCGACGTCGGTAACACCCAGACGATGGTCGGCCTGTACCGGGAGGCCGTGCCCGTCGGTGGGGACGGCTCGCCCGGCTTGCCCAGCAGCGGCGCAGACGACAGCGACCTGGTCGACCATTGGCGTATCTCCACCGAGGCGGATCGCACCAGCGACGAGCTGGCGATGGTGCTGCGACAACTGCTCGAGTCGGCCGAGGATCACCTGGACGCCGACGTCGAACTGCATGGCATCGCCATCAGCTCTGGGGTGCCCTTTGTAACCGCCGAGCTGCGCCAGATGTGCGAGCACCGCTTTGGCATCGAGCCGGTGGTGGTCGGACCCGGCGTGAAGACCGGCCTGCCGATCCGCTACGACAACCCGACCGAGGTGGGTGCCGACCGGGTGGCCAACGCCGTCGGTGCGCTCGACCGCTACGGCGGGCCGACCGTGGTGGTCGACTTCGGCACCGCCACCACCTTCGACGTGATCTCGGCCGACGGCGCTTACCTGGGCGGGGCGATCATCCCCGGCGTCGAGATCAGCCTGAACGCCCTGTTCGGCCGAGCGGCAGGGCTGCGACGGGTCGAGCTGGTGCCGCCCCGATCGGTGGTGGGGCGCACCACGGTCGAGTCGATCCAGTCCGGCGTTTTGTACGGCACCGCCGCCATGGTCGACGGCATGACGCAAAGAATTGTCCAGGAGCTGGGCGGAACGGCCACCATCGTTGCCACCGGCGGGCTGGCCGACGTCATCGCCCCGCACGCCAACACCCTCGACCACCTCGACCCGTGGATCACACTCCACGGGCTGCGCCTCATCTGGGAGAAGAACCAGTGA
- a CDS encoding glycosyltransferase family 2 protein has protein sequence MSGPLPQGEVVTSDVRPVLSVVMPAYNEEETLVASATRVLESPWCAELVIVNDGSTDNTLALARSLNDPRVEVYDQGHNQGKGAALRRGFTEATAEYVVVQDADLEYDPAEFGVLLEPLLDGRADVVYGSRFLAGGPHRVLYYWHSVGNRFLTTMSNMFTNLNLTDMETCYKMFRREVIQSIEIEEDRFGFEPEITAKVSARNLRIYETGISYSGRTYDEGKKIGWRDGVQAVQCILRYSPMGTRLRRLTGS, from the coding sequence ATGTCGGGTCCCCTGCCCCAAGGAGAAGTCGTGACCTCCGATGTTCGACCGGTGCTCTCGGTCGTGATGCCCGCTTACAACGAAGAGGAAACGTTGGTGGCCTCGGCCACACGCGTGCTCGAGTCGCCGTGGTGCGCCGAGCTGGTGATCGTCAACGACGGCTCGACCGACAACACGCTTGCGTTGGCACGCTCGCTCAATGACCCTCGCGTCGAGGTGTACGACCAGGGCCACAACCAGGGCAAGGGTGCGGCGCTGCGCCGTGGCTTCACCGAGGCGACGGCCGAGTATGTCGTCGTCCAGGATGCCGACCTCGAATACGACCCGGCCGAATTCGGCGTGCTGCTCGAGCCGCTGCTCGACGGTCGGGCCGACGTGGTCTACGGCTCGCGGTTCCTCGCCGGCGGCCCGCACCGGGTGCTCTACTACTGGCATTCGGTGGGTAACCGCTTCCTCACCACCATGTCGAACATGTTCACCAACCTGAACCTGACCGACATGGAGACCTGCTACAAGATGTTCCGCCGTGAGGTGATCCAGAGCATCGAGATCGAGGAGGACCGCTTCGGTTTCGAGCCGGAGATCACCGCCAAGGTGTCGGCCCGCAATTTACGCATCTACGAGACCGGCATCAGCTACTCGGGTCGCACCTACGACGAGGGCAAGAAGATCGGCTGGCGCGATGGTGTGCAGGCCGTGCAGTGCATCTTGCGTTATTCGCCGATGGGAACCCGCCTGAGGCGCCTCACCGGGAGCTAG
- a CDS encoding ferredoxin reductase — translation MFTQTRPVLRRVADALSSPLPVDAYLGLLDPLWSSTSLKGRVVSVTPETHRSATITIYPGRGFGGYEAGQWVTVGVEIDGVRHRRCYSLTSNPERSEGLISITVSAMPEGLVSNHLVYGTEPGDYLTLEQPSGDFHLPADRTNPMLFITGGSGITPAMGMIRTLVGAEECHDVVLLHHAPDASETIFAAELAELDKRTPGLTVNVAHTGAGAPPPELALTVERLDRECPDWRSRTAWACGPAPMLDDVETAFGSAGVADRLNIERFVPKARPAAAGGEGGRVSFTSSGGDTVLDGSTTLLDGAEAAGLSPASGCRMGICHTCVVPLESGCVRDVRTGELTSDPGTHVQVCVSVAAGDVEIAL, via the coding sequence ATGTTCACTCAAACCCGCCCCGTCCTCCGCCGGGTTGCCGACGCCCTGTCGAGCCCGCTGCCGGTTGATGCCTACCTGGGGCTGCTCGACCCGCTGTGGTCATCCACCTCGTTGAAGGGCCGGGTGGTGTCGGTCACCCCCGAGACCCACCGCAGCGCCACGATCACCATCTATCCCGGCCGCGGCTTCGGAGGCTACGAGGCCGGCCAGTGGGTGACGGTCGGCGTCGAGATCGACGGCGTGCGCCACCGGCGCTGCTATTCGCTCACCTCCAACCCGGAGCGTTCGGAAGGCCTCATCTCGATCACGGTGTCGGCGATGCCCGAGGGGCTGGTGTCCAACCACCTCGTCTACGGCACCGAGCCGGGCGACTACCTCACTCTGGAGCAGCCCTCCGGCGACTTTCACCTGCCCGCCGACCGCACCAACCCCATGCTGTTCATCACCGGCGGCTCGGGCATCACCCCCGCCATGGGGATGATCCGCACGCTGGTCGGCGCGGAGGAGTGCCACGACGTCGTGCTGTTGCACCACGCACCCGACGCCTCGGAGACCATCTTCGCCGCCGAACTGGCCGAGCTGGACAAGCGCACCCCGGGCCTCACCGTGAACGTCGCCCACACCGGCGCTGGTGCGCCGCCGCCCGAGCTGGCCCTCACCGTCGAACGCCTCGACCGGGAGTGCCCGGACTGGCGCAGCCGCACCGCATGGGCCTGTGGCCCCGCGCCGATGCTGGACGACGTCGAGACTGCGTTCGGCTCGGCCGGCGTCGCCGACCGCCTCAACATCGAACGCTTCGTTCCCAAGGCGCGCCCCGCTGCCGCCGGTGGCGAAGGCGGCCGGGTGAGCTTCACCAGCTCCGGCGGCGACACCGTGCTCGACGGCTCGACCACCCTGCTCGACGGCGCCGAGGCCGCCGGCCTCTCCCCCGCCTCCGGCTGCCGCATGGGCATCTGCCACACCTGCGTCGTGCCCCTCGAGTCCGGATGCGTGCGCGACGTGCGCACCGGTGAGCTCACCTCCGACCCCGGCACCCACGTGCAGGTATGTGTCTCAGTCGCCGCCGGCGACGTCGAGATCGCCCTGTAA
- a CDS encoding acyl-CoA desaturase, protein MTATISRPLSTQTIPARRTDADNTAIERSTDEPDTKPTPRAGGLTLEQSEAFGAAMDELREQIRADLGAVDANYIRRVIAAQRKLEVGGRLALFGWFLPPLWVAGAVSLGLAKILDNMEIGHNIMHGQYDWMRDDEINSRVWEWDHPSVSEHWKHSHNEEHHTWTNVIGRDRDVGYGTLRMSEDHPWKPVFLLNPVLATLMAINFDHGIALHEIHIEEIQRGRRSFDDVKPLLAEIGRKSGKQALKDYVLFPALTGPGFLPVAGANLTANLMRNLWTFVIIFCGHFPDGVEQFPEDIIEGETRGDWYARQILGSANIDGNQLFHLMTGNLSHQIEHHAFPDIPARRYAEMAPRVQELCEEFGLEYNSGGLVQQFGTVVRKIGALALPESFGPKAWYRKIFSR, encoded by the coding sequence ATGACCGCAACCATCTCCCGCCCCCTCTCCACCCAAACCATCCCGGCTCGGCGCACCGATGCCGACAATACGGCCATCGAGCGCAGCACCGACGAACCCGACACCAAGCCCACCCCCCGGGCCGGCGGCCTCACGCTGGAGCAGTCCGAAGCCTTCGGCGCCGCCATGGACGAACTGCGCGAGCAGATCCGTGCCGACCTGGGCGCCGTCGATGCCAACTACATCCGCCGGGTGATCGCCGCCCAACGCAAGCTGGAGGTCGGTGGCCGTTTGGCGCTGTTCGGCTGGTTCCTGCCGCCGCTGTGGGTGGCGGGCGCCGTGTCGCTGGGCCTGGCCAAGATCCTCGACAACATGGAGATTGGCCACAACATCATGCACGGCCAGTACGACTGGATGCGTGACGATGAGATCAACTCCCGGGTGTGGGAGTGGGATCACCCGTCGGTGTCCGAGCATTGGAAGCACTCCCACAACGAGGAGCATCACACCTGGACCAACGTCATCGGCCGCGATCGCGATGTCGGCTACGGCACGTTGCGCATGTCCGAGGATCACCCGTGGAAGCCGGTGTTCCTGCTCAACCCTGTGCTCGCCACGCTGATGGCGATCAACTTCGATCACGGCATCGCCCTCCACGAGATCCACATCGAGGAAATCCAGCGGGGCCGACGCTCGTTTGATGACGTGAAGCCGCTCCTCGCAGAGATCGGCCGGAAGTCGGGTAAGCAGGCGCTGAAGGACTACGTGCTGTTCCCGGCGCTCACCGGCCCCGGGTTCCTGCCGGTGGCCGGCGCCAACCTCACCGCCAACCTGATGCGCAACCTGTGGACGTTCGTGATCATCTTCTGCGGACACTTCCCCGACGGGGTCGAGCAGTTTCCCGAGGACATCATCGAGGGCGAAACCCGGGGCGACTGGTATGCCCGGCAGATCCTCGGGTCGGCAAACATCGACGGCAACCAGTTGTTCCATCTGATGACCGGCAACCTCAGCCACCAGATCGAGCATCACGCGTTCCCAGACATCCCCGCCCGTCGCTACGCCGAGATGGCGCCCCGGGTGCAGGAACTGTGCGAGGAGTTTGGACTGGAGTACAACAGCGGCGGCCTGGTCCAACAGTTCGGCACGGTCGTCCGCAAGATCGGCGCCTTGGCCCTGCCCGAGAGTTTCGGCCCCAAGGCCTGGTACCGCAAGATCTTCAGCCGCTGA